A stretch of Macrobrachium rosenbergii isolate ZJJX-2024 chromosome 12, ASM4041242v1, whole genome shotgun sequence DNA encodes these proteins:
- the LOC136844060 gene encoding tigger transposable element-derived protein 1-like, producing the protein MSAKHPSVSRAGSAKKKRQSITLEQKMKIINQRAAGKPVMVIARDEHLSQSTVSTILKDEKRIMNAIRASASVHSTLISKKRIGPLEEMEQLLVTWMEDQIQKRMPLSLLTIQTKARMLFDELKKNYDDNHNKSFVASAGWFHRFKNRHNFHSVKISGEAASADAEGAAKFKDILQKIVIDEGYLPEQIFNVDETGLYWKRMPQRSYIHKEATMMPGFKAYKDRLTLLLGGNVAGYKLKPLMIYHSENPRALKRIDKHTLPVHYRHNKKAWMTAMLFEDWFVRCFIPEVKDYCRENKIPFKILLILDNAPGHPQNIGDINENVKVVFLPPNTTSLIQPMDQGAVATFKAYYLRNTLDLEIDEEDIQDLLDEQDVELTAEDLIALAEERKRADEEEEIEEEPERKFTTRALAEVFASFEHGLKLLSEMDGNMERFAKVKRAHQDAVACYQVIYEERKKRTMQPTMEHFFKRTTPVASPSASPTPTRTPTPTFEPRSPSSLNFETPELTEEEILSEEERVDDPEALSSSSSSDF; encoded by the exons ATGTCTGCCAAACACCCAAGTGTGTCTCGTGCTGGTAGTGCGAAAAAGAAGAGGCAGTCTATCACTCtggagcaaaaaatgaaaattatcaaccagcgTGCCGCTGGAAAGCCAGTCATGGTAATCGCACGTGATGAGCATCTATCTCAGTCGACGGTATCCACCATCCTTAAAGACGAGAAACGGATAATGAACGCTATAAGGGCATCTGCTTCAGTTCATTCGACACTTATATCAAAGAAAAGGATAGgacctttggaagaaatggagcagttactggtcacgtggatggaggaccagatacagAAGCGTATGCCACTCAGTCTCTTAACCATCCAAACAAAGGCTCGCATGCTTTTcgatgaactgaagaaaaattatgatgataaccACAACAAAAGTTTTGTAGCAAGTGCTGGATGGTTTCATCGTTTCAAGAACcgtcataattttcatagtgtgaaaattagCGGTGAAGCAGCAAGCGCTGACGCCGAAGGAGCCGCTAAATTCAAGGATATTCTGCAAAAGATCGTCAttgatgaagggtacttgccGGAGCAGATCTTTAATGTCGACGAAACAGGACTGTATTGGAAGCGTATGCCTCAACGGTCCTACatccataaagaagcaacaatgatgcctgggtttaaggcatacaaagatcgactgactcttctgcttgggggaaatgtggctgggtataaactTAAGCCACTCATGATTTATCACTCCGAAAATCCAAGGGCATTAAAGAGAATCGACAAGCATACGCTTCCTGTGCATTACCGtcataataagaaagcatggatgactgcaatgctgttcgaagactggtttgtgcggtgctttattccagaagtgaaagattattgtagggaaaacaaaatccccttcaaaattctgctgattctagACAATGCTCCCGGCCACCCTCAGAACATCGGAGATATTAATGAGAAcgtaaaagttgtgtttctgccaccaaacacaacttctctcatacaacccatggatcagGGCGCTGTCGCTACGTTCAAGGCCTATTATCTTCGGAACAC tttagatttagaaattgatgAAGAAGACATCCAAGATCTTTTAGATGAGCAAGATGTAGAGCTTACGGCAGAAGATTTAATTGCgcttgcagaagagagaaaaagagcagacgaggaagaagaaattgaagaagagccagagcGAAAGTTTACGACAAGAGCACTAGCAGAGGTTTTTGCCTCATTTGAACATGGACTGAAACTTTTGAGTGAAATGGATGGGAACATGGAACGGTTTGCTAAAGTTAAAAGAGCACATCAAGACGCTGTTGCATGTTACCAAGTCATttatgaagaacgaaaaaaacGCACTATGCAACCGACAATGGAACACTTCTTTAAGAGAACAACTCCAGTGGCATCGCCTTCtgcctcccctacccccacccgcACCCCTACCCCGACATTTGAGCCTCGATCCCCTTCatctcttaattttgaaacacctgaactaacagaagaagaaatactatcTGAAGAGGAGCGAGTTGATGATCCTGAagctttatcatcctcctcctcttccgatttTTAG